One genomic window of Solanum dulcamara chromosome 10, daSolDulc1.2, whole genome shotgun sequence includes the following:
- the LOC129871137 gene encoding fimbrin-5 gives MSSFVGVVVSDQWLQSQFTQVELRGLNSNFLSARNPSGKVTLGDLPPVMCKLKAFHDILNEDNIKAILSESSSDMSEEIGFESFLRAYLNLQARATEKLGDSKTSSSFLKATTTTLRHTISESERSSYVAHINSFLRDDSFLKDYLPIDPSTNQLFDLAKDGVLLCKLINVAVSGTIDEHAINTKKVLNPWERNENHTLCLNSSKAIGCTVVNIDTQDLIEARPHLVVGLISQIIKIQLLADLNLRKTPQLVELVEDSKEVEELMSLSPEKVLLKWMNFHLKKAGYKKEVTNFSSDLKDGEAYAHLLNTLAPEHGMSNTLDTEDPIERANLILEQAEKLDCKSYVTPKDIVEGSANLNLAFVAQIFQHRNGLTADTKKLSFAVMMEDDAQTSREERCFRLWINSLGIDTYVNNLFEDVRTGWVLLEVLDKISQGLVNWKQATKPPIKMPFRKVENCNQVISIGKELNFSLVNVAGSDIVQGNKKLILAFLWQLVKFSMLQLLKNLKFHALGKEITDADILNWANSKVKSAGRRSQIESFKDKNISSGKFFLELLCAVEPRVVNWSLVTKGKTDEDKKLNATYTISVARKLGCSIFLLPEDIIEVNQKMMLTLTASIMYWSLQKKTENSESNTAENAGSDASPAAASDGDIASITSEVEKEAEEER, from the exons atgtctagttttgttggtgttgttgtttcTGATCAATGGCTTCAGAGTCAATTCACTCAAGTCGAGCTGCGTGGCCTCAATTCCAAT TTCCTATCTGCAAGAAATCCATCTGGGAAGGTCACATTGGGAGATCTACCACCTGTGATGTGCAAACTTAAGGCCTTCCACGATATACTAAATGAGGACAATATTAAGGCAATATTGAGCGAGTCATCTTCTGACATGAGTGAAGAAATTGGTTTTGAATCGTTCCTTCGG GCATATCTAAATCTACAAGCACGAGCTACAgaaaaattaggtgattcaaaaaCGTCCTCCTCTTTCCTCAAGGCAACGACAACCACACTCCGTCACACCATTAGTGAATCTGAAAGAAGCTCATATGTTGCCCACATCAACAGCTTTCTCAGAGATGATTCATTTTTGAAGGATTACCTTCCGATAGATCCATCTACCAATCAACTGTTTGATCTTGCAAAGGATGGTGTTCTTCTTTG TAAGCTCATAAATGTTGCTGTCTCCGGTACAATAGATGAACACGCTATCAATACCAAAAAGGTTCTTAATCCATGGGAAAGGAATGAGAACCACACCCTTTGCCTCAATTCCTCAAAGGCCATTGGTTGTACAGTGGTCAATATTGACACACAGGATTTAATCGAAGCAAGA CCTCATTTGGTTGTCGGTTTGATTTCTCAAATTATCAag ATACAATTATTAGCTGATCTCAATCTGAGAAAAACTCCACAACTTGTGGAGTTGGTGGAAGATAGCAAG GAAGTAGAGGAGCTTATGAGTTTATCTCCAGAAAAGGTTTTACTAAAATGGATGAATTTTCATCTTAAAAAAGCAGGCTACAAGAAGGAGGTTACAAATTTCTCAAGTGACTTGAAG GACGGAGAAGCCTATGCTCATTTGCTCAATACTCTTGCACCTGAACATGGTATGTCCAACACATTAGATACAGAAGATCCAATTGAAAGAGCAAACTTGATTCTTGAGCAAGCAGAAAAATTAGATTGCAAAAGTTATGTAACTCCAAAGGACATTGTTGAGGGCTCAGCAAACCTAAATCTTGCATTCGTTGCACAAATATTTCAACATAG gaatggattgacAGCGGACACCAAAAAATTGTCTTTTGCTGTGATGATGGAGGATGATGCTCAAACTTCTCGAGAAGAAAGATGCTTTCGGTTGTGGATTAACAGTCTTGGAATTGATACATATGTGAATAATTTATTTGAGGACGTAAGGACGGG GTGGGTTCTTTTGGAGGTACTGGACAAAATTTCACAAGGATTAGTTAATTGGAAACAAGCAACAAAACCTCCAATTAAGATGCCATTTAGAAAAGTTGAGAATTGCAACCAAGTCATAAGCATTGGGAAGGAACTGAATTTCTCCCTTGTAAATGTAGCTGGAAGTGATATTGTACAAGGAAACAAGAAGCTTATACTAG CTTTTTTGTGGCAGTTAGTGAAATTTTCAATGCTCCAACTGTTGAAAAACTTGAAATTTCATGCCCTTGGAAAGGAGATAACAGATGCTGACATACTAAATTGGGCAAACAGTAAAGTTAAGAGTGCAGGGAGAAGATCTCAAATCGAAAGCTTTAAG GACAAAAATATATCAAGCGGGAAATTCTTTCTCGAACTTCTATGCGCTGTGGAGCCAAGGGTCGTCAATTGGAGCCTCGTGACCAAGGGTAAAACTG ATGAGGATAAGAAGCTTAATGCAACTTATACAATCAGTGTAGCACGGAAACTCGGGTGCTCCATCTTCTTATTGCCAGAGGATATAATAGAG GTGAACCAGAAGATGATGCTGACACTTACAGCAAGCATCATGTACTGGAGCTTGCAAAAAAAGACTGAAAATTCAGAGTCCAACACTGCAGAAAATGCCGGTTCGGATGCATCTCCAGCAGCAGCCTCTGATGGTGACATTGCTTCCATAACTTCTGAAGTCGAAAAGGAGGCAGAGGAAGAAAGATAg
- the LOC129870167 gene encoding uncharacterized protein LOC129870167 — MLAQVQLLFMVVFLEMGLILMFLFRTPLRKLIIMTLDRVKRGSGPLIVKSVAATVLVIMIYTVYSIKELQSRPVDSVNPTDQILLAHQILEAALMGFSLFLGLMIDRLHHYIRELRLLRKTMEAVKKQDRALDNGKNGEASTLRDEISSLRNKIKHLESESEAKEKEVQSQRANTDSLKGQSEKLLLEYDRLVEENQNLRGQLQSVDQTVSHSDSKKNT; from the exons ATGTTAGCTCAAGTGCAGCTTTTGTTCATGGTGGTGTTCTTGGAAATggggttgattttgatgtttctTTTCAGAACCCCTTTGAGGAAACTGATAATTATGACTCTTGATCGGGTTAAAAGAGGGAGTGGACCGTTGATTGTTAAATCTGTAGCAGCTACTGTTCTTGTGATCATGATTTATACTGTTTATTCTATTAAGGAATTGCAGTCTCGTCCTGTTGATTCTGTAAATCCTACTGATCAAATCCTTCTTGCTCATCAAATTCTTGAAGCTGCTCTTATGG GATTCTCTCTATTCCTCGGACTGATGATTGACAGGCTACACCATTACATAAGGGAGCTTCGTTTACTAAGGAAGACCATGGAGGCCGTGAAGAAGCAGGATCGTGCATTGGACAATGGCAAGAACGGTGAGGCCAGTACCTTAAGGGATGAAATCTCCTCCTTGAGGAACAAGATAAAACACCTGGAATCAGAATCCGAGGCAAAAGAAAAGGAGGTGCAATCTCAGAGAGCAAATACTGATTCTCTTAAGGGTCAATCTGAAAAATTGCTGCTTGAATACGATCGGTTGGTGGAAGAAAATCAGAATCTTCGAGGCCAATTGCAATCAGTTGACCAAACTGTGTCACATTCTGATAGCAAGAAGAACACATAG